Proteins from one Dysgonomonas sp. HDW5A genomic window:
- the gltB gene encoding glutamate synthase large subunit has protein sequence MRDLSLVEQNGLYDPTYEHDACGVGLILHLKGAKSHAIVENGLQVLENMTHRGAESADSKTGDGAGIMLQIPHEFILLQGIPVPEKGHYGTGLVFLPKDEMEAEIYMITLSDLIERDGLSLLAVRDVPVNSDILGETSRASEPTIKQIFVTGEGLSQDQLELKLYLLRKKIEKVILSSTIKDKRNSYIVSLSTKRIIYKGMLTSLQLRHYFPDLLNPNFTSGIALVHSRFSTNTFPTWDLAQPFRMVGHNGEINTIRGNRLWMEARESVVKSDSLGDMKEIWPIVQNGMSDSASFDNVLEFLVMSGKSLPHALAMMIPESWNFKNPISSDLKAFYEYHSIFMEPWDGPATILFSDGRYAGGLLDRNGLRPARYLITHNDIMVVASETGVLSFEPSEIKEKGRLKPGKMLMVDTLEGTIQYDPELKESLAKAYPYRDWLNKNRISLDDISSGRSIKYSVDNYSQHLKVFGYYKEDIEKIITPMAVDGKEPIASMGNDAPVAVLSSKRYRLFTYFRQLFAQVTNPPIDPIREELVMSLSGYIGSLHKNILEPMPEHCKMVGLSHPIITNRELDLLVHIEYKGFKAETLSLLFNPKDGAAGLEKAIEDLCLKAEKAVDKGSNYIIISDRGIDENHVAIPSLLAVSAVHHYLIDRRKRMQIDIVVESAEPREVMHFALLFGYGANAVNPYLAFAVLEDLVKSGTIQLDFHTAEKNYIKSIDKGLLKTLSKMGISTLKSYLGAQLFEAIGISSAVINKYFKGTTSKIEGIDLKDIAADTIEAHNEAYEIDYIDSSLINQGIYAWRRDGEDHAWNPETITKLQLATRLGSYKKFKEYTESIDKKEEKLFLRDFLDFDTNNPISIDEVEPVSEITKRFVTGAMSFGSISREAHEAMAIAMNAIGGKSNTGEGGELPERFATNARSAIKQVASGRFGVTTEYLVNADEIQIKIAQGAKPGEGGQLPGFKVDKVIAKTRHSIPGISLISPPPHHDIYSIEDLAQLIFDLKNVNPQAIVSVKLVSESGVGTIAAGVAKAKADLILISGCEGGTGASPVSSIKHAGLPLEIGLAEVQQTLVINDLRGQIRLQTDGQLKTGHDIIVASMLGAEEFGFATSALIVLGCIMMRKCHINTCPVGVATQDEELRKKFIGKSEYLINYFTFLAEEVREHLAALGFTSLDQVVGRTDLLKYVKDNSNSKLSKLDLSRLIYSPEAAKVNAVRQVRGQDHKLEEVMDMELIKTSRPAIEKAMPVELSRAIKNTDRAVGTMLSGEIAKRYGNDGLPTDTIQCTFKGSAGQSFGAFLAHGVTFKLEGDANDYVGKGLSGGKLVIVPPTTSTYKPQDNIIAGNTLLYGATGGEVYINGQVGERFCVRNSGAIAVVEGAGDHCCEYMTGGRTVVLGKTGRNFAAGMSGGIAYVYNVDGDFDFFCNMEMVELSLIEDSTDYKELQQLISQHYKYTQSPLAKSILDNWSEEVHKFIKIMPIEYKKVLQEEKMEALKKKIANVEFDY, from the coding sequence ATGCGAGACTTATCATTAGTAGAGCAAAACGGGTTATACGACCCCACATATGAACACGATGCTTGTGGTGTTGGTTTAATTCTACATCTTAAAGGAGCTAAATCACACGCCATTGTTGAAAATGGTTTACAAGTATTGGAAAATATGACGCACCGCGGAGCTGAGAGTGCTGATAGCAAAACTGGTGATGGTGCAGGTATTATGCTACAAATACCACATGAATTTATTCTTCTGCAAGGCATTCCCGTTCCCGAAAAAGGACATTATGGTACCGGACTTGTATTTCTCCCTAAGGATGAAATGGAAGCCGAAATCTATATGATTACCTTGTCGGATCTTATTGAGAGAGATGGATTAAGCCTTTTGGCAGTGAGAGATGTACCCGTGAATAGTGATATTCTGGGCGAAACTTCCAGAGCCAGCGAGCCGACTATCAAACAGATATTTGTTACGGGAGAAGGTTTATCCCAAGATCAGTTGGAATTGAAGCTTTATCTGTTAAGAAAAAAAATAGAGAAAGTTATCCTGAGTTCTACTATCAAAGATAAACGTAACTCTTACATTGTCAGCTTATCCACTAAGAGGATTATATATAAAGGGATGCTTACCTCTCTTCAATTGAGGCATTACTTCCCTGATTTGTTAAATCCGAACTTTACAAGCGGGATAGCTTTAGTGCATTCACGTTTCAGTACAAATACATTTCCTACATGGGATTTGGCTCAGCCATTCCGAATGGTAGGTCATAATGGTGAAATCAATACTATCAGAGGTAACCGTCTATGGATGGAAGCACGTGAGAGTGTCGTGAAATCCGACTCTTTAGGTGATATGAAAGAAATATGGCCTATTGTACAGAATGGAATGAGTGATAGTGCTTCGTTTGACAATGTTCTCGAGTTTTTGGTGATGTCCGGTAAATCATTACCTCATGCTTTGGCAATGATGATTCCCGAATCTTGGAATTTCAAGAACCCCATATCTTCCGACTTGAAAGCCTTCTATGAATATCACAGTATATTTATGGAACCTTGGGATGGACCGGCAACAATCTTATTTTCCGATGGACGCTATGCAGGTGGTTTGTTGGATAGAAACGGACTTCGTCCGGCTCGCTATCTGATTACTCACAATGATATAATGGTAGTTGCTTCCGAAACAGGAGTTCTTTCTTTCGAACCCTCTGAGATAAAAGAAAAGGGACGTTTGAAACCCGGTAAAATGTTGATGGTAGATACCTTGGAAGGTACTATTCAATACGATCCTGAACTGAAAGAAAGCTTGGCAAAAGCTTATCCGTATAGAGATTGGTTAAACAAAAACAGAATATCTCTGGATGATATATCTTCAGGAAGAAGTATAAAATATTCAGTAGATAACTACTCTCAACATCTGAAAGTTTTTGGATATTATAAAGAAGACATCGAGAAAATTATTACACCGATGGCTGTCGATGGAAAAGAGCCGATAGCATCCATGGGTAATGATGCACCTGTCGCCGTGTTATCAAGTAAACGTTATCGTTTATTTACATACTTCCGTCAGTTGTTTGCACAGGTGACCAATCCTCCAATTGACCCGATTCGCGAAGAGTTGGTAATGTCATTATCCGGATATATAGGATCACTCCATAAAAATATATTGGAGCCGATGCCCGAACATTGCAAAATGGTTGGTTTGTCGCATCCTATTATTACGAATCGCGAACTTGACCTTTTGGTACATATCGAATATAAAGGCTTTAAAGCCGAAACTCTATCCTTATTATTCAATCCGAAAGATGGAGCGGCAGGTTTAGAGAAAGCTATCGAAGATTTATGTTTGAAAGCTGAAAAAGCAGTTGATAAAGGAAGCAACTATATCATTATTTCGGACAGAGGCATTGATGAAAATCATGTTGCCATACCTTCGTTACTGGCAGTTTCTGCGGTTCATCACTATTTGATAGATCGCCGTAAACGTATGCAGATTGATATTGTGGTCGAATCTGCCGAGCCTCGTGAAGTGATGCACTTCGCTCTATTATTTGGCTATGGTGCTAATGCTGTTAATCCTTATTTAGCATTTGCTGTTCTCGAAGATTTAGTGAAAAGCGGAACTATTCAGCTCGATTTCCACACAGCAGAAAAGAACTATATTAAGTCTATCGACAAGGGACTTTTGAAGACTCTTTCTAAAATGGGTATCTCTACTTTGAAGAGTTATCTGGGTGCGCAATTGTTTGAAGCAATAGGAATTAGCTCTGCTGTTATAAATAAATACTTCAAGGGTACAACTTCTAAAATTGAAGGTATAGACTTGAAAGATATTGCCGCAGATACCATTGAAGCTCACAATGAAGCGTATGAAATTGATTATATTGATAGTTCGTTAATTAATCAAGGGATATATGCCTGGAGACGTGACGGCGAAGATCATGCTTGGAATCCGGAAACTATAACTAAACTTCAATTGGCCACACGTTTGGGTAGTTACAAGAAGTTCAAAGAGTATACAGAATCTATAGATAAGAAAGAAGAAAAATTATTCCTTCGTGATTTCTTAGATTTCGATACAAATAATCCGATCAGTATTGATGAAGTCGAGCCTGTTTCGGAAATAACAAAACGTTTTGTTACAGGAGCCATGTCATTCGGTTCGATCAGCCGTGAAGCTCATGAAGCAATGGCTATTGCGATGAATGCTATCGGAGGAAAAAGCAATACAGGTGAAGGTGGTGAACTACCCGAACGTTTTGCAACAAATGCCCGATCGGCTATCAAACAAGTTGCTTCCGGACGTTTTGGTGTAACTACTGAATATCTGGTGAATGCAGACGAAATCCAAATTAAAATAGCTCAGGGAGCAAAACCCGGAGAAGGCGGTCAACTACCCGGATTTAAAGTGGATAAAGTGATTGCTAAAACACGTCACTCTATTCCCGGAATTTCGTTGATCTCTCCTCCCCCACATCACGATATTTATTCAATAGAAGATTTAGCGCAGCTAATCTTTGATTTGAAAAATGTCAATCCACAAGCAATTGTGAGTGTAAAACTGGTATCAGAAAGTGGTGTAGGAACTATTGCTGCTGGAGTAGCAAAAGCAAAAGCTGATCTTATATTGATTAGCGGATGCGAAGGCGGTACAGGAGCAAGTCCTGTAAGTTCTATCAAACATGCAGGGTTACCTCTTGAAATAGGACTAGCCGAAGTTCAACAAACATTGGTTATAAATGATTTGCGAGGGCAAATTAGACTGCAAACCGATGGGCAATTAAAAACAGGTCATGACATCATAGTAGCCTCTATGCTTGGAGCTGAAGAATTTGGTTTTGCAACAAGTGCCTTGATTGTTCTGGGTTGTATAATGATGCGTAAATGTCATATAAATACTTGTCCCGTAGGTGTTGCTACTCAAGATGAAGAATTGAGAAAGAAATTTATCGGAAAAAGTGAATACTTGATTAATTATTTCACATTCTTGGCAGAGGAAGTTCGTGAACATTTGGCTGCTCTTGGATTTACTTCTTTGGATCAGGTTGTCGGACGTACTGACTTATTGAAATATGTAAAAGATAACTCGAACAGTAAGTTAAGTAAGTTAGATCTATCCAGACTAATATATTCACCCGAAGCTGCTAAAGTAAATGCCGTAAGACAAGTAAGAGGACAAGATCATAAGCTGGAAGAGGTAATGGATATGGAGTTGATAAAAACTTCTCGTCCTGCCATCGAAAAAGCAATGCCTGTAGAATTGTCCCGTGCAATAAAAAATACAGACAGAGCTGTTGGAACTATGCTTTCGGGCGAAATTGCAAAACGTTACGGAAACGACGGATTGCCAACAGATACGATTCAATGTACTTTCAAAGGATCAGCCGGGCAGAGCTTCGGAGCCTTTCTTGCTCATGGTGTTACTTTTAAACTCGAAGGTGATGCAAATGACTATGTGGGCAAAGGTCTATCGGGTGGTAAATTGGTAATAGTACCTCCTACTACATCGACTTACAAACCTCAAGATAACATTATTGCCGGAAATACTTTATTGTATGGAGCAACCGGAGGTGAGGTTTATATTAACGGACAAGTAGGTGAACGTTTTTGTGTAAGAAATAGTGGTGCGATAGCCGTTGTTGAAGGAGCGGGCGATCACTGTTGTGAGTACATGACCGGTGGACGTACTGTAGTCTTGGGTAAAACAGGTCGTAATTTTGCAGCCGGAATGAGCGGTGGTATTGCTTATGTATATAATGTAGACGGAGATTTTGATTTCTTCTGTAATATGGAGATGGTAGAACTTTCGCTAATTGAAGACAGTACCGATTACAAAGAATTGCAGCAATTGATTTCTCAGCACTATAAATATACTCAAAGCCCATTAGCTAAAAGTATTCTTGATAATTGGAGTGAAGAAGTTCATAAGTTCATCAAGATAATGCCTATTGAGTATAAAAAAGTGCTTCAAGAAGAAAAAATGGAAGCATTAAAGAAAAAAATTGCAAACGTAGAATTTGACTATTAA
- the asnB gene encoding asparagine synthase B: protein MCGFVGAFDLTQDLIGLRSQVLKMAKRIRHRGPDWSGIYCGEKAILVHERLSIVDIKSGGQPLYNKDKNLVLAVNGEIYNHQNIRNRFKGKYEFQSNSDCEVLLALYQEKGVNLFDELNGIYAFALYDIENNSYLIGRDHMGIIPLYMGYDDFGQFYVASELKALEGICPNIKEFPAGYYYDSRDGELKQWYKRDWMEYDNVKDNDTDLEVLRKGLEDAVHRQLMSDVPYGVLLSGGLDSSIISAVAKKFAARRIENNNETEAWWPQLHSFAIGLKGAPDLIAAQKVADHIGTVHHEIHFTVEEALDALSDVIYHIETYDVTTVRASTPMYLLARFIKSMGVKMVLSGEGSDEIFGGYLYFHKAPNAKALHEETVRKLDKLHLYDCLRANKTLAAWGVEGRVPFLDKEFMDIAMRMNPQDKICGNGKMEKYALRKAFEGYLPGSVTWRQKEQFSDGVGYNWIDTLREVASKKVTDKQMEKAAERFPINPPMSKEEYWYRTMFEEHFPSASAAGTVPSVPSVACSSAVALEWDASFKNRIDPSGRAVKTVHTEAYEN from the coding sequence ATGTGTGGATTTGTAGGAGCATTTGATTTAACGCAAGACCTGATCGGTCTACGTTCTCAGGTACTAAAAATGGCTAAACGCATTCGTCATCGTGGTCCGGACTGGTCAGGCATCTATTGTGGCGAAAAAGCAATATTAGTACACGAAAGACTTTCTATTGTTGATATTAAGTCGGGTGGTCAACCATTATACAATAAAGATAAGAATCTTGTATTAGCTGTAAACGGCGAGATATATAATCATCAAAATATACGTAATCGATTTAAAGGGAAATATGAATTTCAATCCAATTCGGATTGTGAGGTCTTATTAGCCTTATATCAAGAAAAAGGAGTAAATCTGTTTGATGAACTCAATGGAATTTACGCTTTTGCTCTTTACGATATCGAAAATAATTCATATCTGATTGGTCGTGATCATATGGGGATCATACCTTTATATATGGGCTATGACGATTTCGGACAGTTTTATGTCGCCAGCGAGCTAAAAGCCTTGGAAGGTATATGCCCTAATATTAAAGAATTTCCTGCTGGTTACTATTACGATAGCCGTGATGGAGAGCTTAAGCAGTGGTACAAACGCGATTGGATGGAGTATGATAATGTAAAGGACAATGACACAGATTTAGAAGTTCTAAGAAAAGGACTGGAAGATGCCGTTCATCGCCAATTAATGTCAGATGTTCCTTACGGAGTACTGCTTTCCGGAGGATTAGATTCTTCTATTATATCTGCTGTTGCCAAGAAATTTGCAGCCAGACGGATTGAAAACAACAATGAAACCGAAGCTTGGTGGCCGCAACTCCACTCATTTGCTATCGGCTTGAAAGGCGCCCCCGATTTAATTGCTGCCCAAAAAGTAGCAGACCATATAGGAACTGTACATCACGAAATACACTTCACCGTAGAAGAGGCTCTTGATGCCTTAAGTGATGTTATTTACCATATCGAAACCTATGACGTAACCACCGTTCGTGCATCGACTCCAATGTATTTACTTGCCCGTTTTATAAAATCGATGGGAGTGAAAATGGTATTATCGGGTGAAGGTTCAGACGAAATATTTGGAGGATATTTGTATTTTCACAAAGCTCCGAATGCAAAGGCATTACACGAAGAAACTGTTCGCAAGTTAGATAAACTACACCTGTACGATTGTCTTCGTGCCAACAAAACATTGGCAGCTTGGGGAGTCGAAGGTCGCGTTCCCTTCCTTGATAAAGAATTTATGGATATTGCCATGAGAATGAATCCACAAGACAAAATATGTGGAAACGGAAAGATGGAAAAATATGCTCTTCGCAAAGCTTTTGAAGGATATTTACCCGGAAGCGTAACATGGAGGCAAAAGGAACAATTCTCTGATGGAGTTGGCTATAATTGGATTGACACCCTGCGTGAAGTTGCAAGTAAAAAAGTAACTGACAAGCAAATGGAAAAAGCAGCAGAACGATTTCCGATTAATCCCCCTATGTCTAAAGAGGAATATTGGTATCGTACGATGTTCGAAGAACATTTTCCATCAGCATCAGCTGCCGGCACAGTTCCTTCTGTTCCGTCAGTGGCTTGTAGTAGCGCAGTTGCTTTAGAATGGGATGCTTCATTCAAGAATAGAATAGATCCATCGGGACGTGCTGTGAAAACAGTTCATACAGAAGCTTACGAAAATTAA
- the dapF gene encoding diaminopimelate epimerase, whose protein sequence is MKNLKFTKMHGAGNDYIYVNGLAENIENPSQLAIDLSNRNFGIGSDGLVLILPSDICDFRMQMFNSDGSEAEMCGNATRCVGKYVYDNKLTDRKEITLETKAGTKYITLLDGDSKARKVTVDMGEPILDPTLIPVNIAQKPVLEYPLNIDGEEWKISCVSMGNPHAVVFTEGIEDFNLPVLGPKFETNPIFPRKTNTEFIEVVDRNTLNMRVWERGAGETLACGTGACAAAVAAILNGYCDRKIKIHLLGGDLDIEWRESNNHVYMTGEAVTVFEGTIL, encoded by the coding sequence ATGAAAAATTTGAAATTTACAAAGATGCATGGTGCCGGAAATGATTATATTTATGTCAATGGACTGGCTGAAAATATAGAAAATCCTTCTCAACTTGCAATAGATTTAAGCAACAGAAATTTCGGAATAGGATCAGATGGTCTTGTTCTTATATTGCCATCAGATATTTGCGATTTTAGAATGCAAATGTTTAATTCTGACGGCTCTGAAGCTGAAATGTGCGGAAACGCAACCCGATGTGTTGGTAAATATGTTTATGATAATAAACTGACCGATAGAAAAGAAATTACATTAGAAACTAAAGCCGGAACAAAATACATTACTTTACTTGATGGAGATTCTAAAGCTCGTAAAGTAACTGTAGACATGGGAGAACCTATTCTGGATCCAACCTTAATCCCCGTAAATATTGCTCAAAAGCCTGTTCTCGAATATCCATTAAATATCGATGGTGAAGAATGGAAAATTTCTTGTGTATCTATGGGAAATCCGCATGCAGTAGTTTTTACAGAAGGAATCGAAGATTTTAATTTACCTGTATTAGGTCCAAAGTTTGAAACCAACCCAATATTTCCCCGTAAAACAAATACCGAGTTTATAGAAGTTGTAGATCGCAACACTCTAAACATGCGTGTTTGGGAGCGTGGGGCAGGGGAAACTCTTGCCTGTGGAACAGGTGCTTGTGCTGCAGCTGTTGCAGCCATTTTAAATGGATATTGTGACAGAAAAATAAAAATACATCTATTAGGTGGAGATTTGGATATCGAATGGCGTGAAAGTAACAATCATGTCTACATGACAGGCGAAGCCGTAACTGTATTTGAAGGAACAATTTTATAA
- a CDS encoding LL-diaminopimelate aminotransferase translates to MVLINENYTKLPGSYLFSEIARKVNEFKAANPTADVIRLGIGDVTKPLPKASIEAMHKAVDEMASADTFRGYGPEQGYDFLVNKIVENDYKAYGLDIQTDEVFVSDGSKSDTGNIGDILGTDNIVAITDPVYPVYIDTNVMAGRAGDLGTDGKWNKIVYLPCTAENNFVPELPKTKVDIIYLCYPNNPSGTTLTKSELKVWVDYALANKALILFDSAYEAYITEDDVPHSIYEIEGAKKVAIEFRSFSKTAGFTGTRCAYTVVPKDLMAYTSKGDEVSLNKLWNRRHTTKFNGVPYVIQRAAEACYSPEGKKQVKETIEYYLNNARIIREGLTEQGLKVYGGINSPYIWVKTPNGMSSWEFFDYLLNELNIVGTPGVGFGPSGEGYLRLTAFGTLENTKEAVLRLKKIKL, encoded by the coding sequence ATGGTATTAATAAACGAAAATTACACTAAACTACCGGGAAGTTATTTATTCTCGGAAATAGCTCGAAAAGTAAACGAATTTAAAGCAGCTAATCCAACAGCAGATGTTATACGCTTAGGTATTGGTGATGTAACCAAACCTCTTCCGAAAGCTTCTATCGAAGCTATGCATAAAGCAGTGGACGAAATGGCTTCTGCCGATACATTCAGAGGATACGGACCCGAACAAGGTTATGACTTTCTTGTAAATAAAATTGTTGAAAACGATTATAAAGCATATGGTTTAGACATTCAAACTGACGAGGTATTTGTCAGCGACGGTTCTAAAAGTGACACCGGAAACATAGGCGATATTTTAGGTACTGATAATATTGTAGCTATCACTGATCCTGTATATCCTGTATACATCGATACAAATGTTATGGCAGGTCGTGCAGGCGACTTAGGAACAGACGGTAAGTGGAATAAAATTGTCTATTTGCCTTGCACTGCCGAGAATAACTTTGTGCCCGAATTACCAAAAACTAAAGTTGATATTATCTATTTGTGTTATCCAAACAACCCGTCGGGAACTACGCTTACTAAAAGTGAATTGAAAGTTTGGGTTGATTATGCTTTGGCAAACAAAGCTTTAATTTTATTTGATTCAGCATACGAAGCATATATAACAGAAGACGATGTACCTCATAGTATTTATGAAATAGAAGGTGCTAAAAAAGTCGCTATCGAATTTCGAAGTTTCTCTAAAACAGCCGGATTTACAGGAACACGTTGTGCTTATACTGTTGTGCCTAAAGATTTAATGGCGTACACAAGTAAAGGTGATGAAGTTTCTTTAAATAAATTATGGAATCGTCGTCATACAACTAAATTTAATGGCGTACCTTACGTAATCCAACGTGCTGCCGAAGCATGCTATTCTCCTGAAGGAAAGAAACAAGTAAAAGAAACAATCGAATATTATCTGAATAATGCGAGAATAATCAGAGAAGGTCTTACCGAGCAAGGATTAAAAGTATACGGAGGCATAAATTCTCCTTACATTTGGGTGAAAACTCCAAATGGAATGTCTTCTTGGGAATTTTTCGATTATCTACTGAATGAACTGAATATTGTAGGGACACCCGGAGTAGGATTTGGACCCAGCGGAGAAGGATATCTGCGTCTGACCGCTTTTGGTACACTCGAAAATACAAAAGAAGCTGTTCTTCGATTAAAAAAAATAAAACTCTAA
- a CDS encoding glutamine synthetase III — protein MSKLRFKAVAAAANRKPIEVVKPKEKTSAYFGNKVFNRKTMIQYLSKATFKAITKVIDQGEVIDRAIAEHVAAGMRMWALENGATHYTHWFHPLTDGTAEKHDAFVEHDGNGGMIEEFSGKILAQQEPDASSFPSGGLRNTFEARGYSAWDPSSPAFIIGDTLCIPTIFISYTGESLDYKTPLLKSISAVSKAAMEVCHYFDPKVSKIYSFLGWEQEYFLVDEDLYAARPDLALTGRTLMSHESAKNQQLEDHYFGSIPQRVLKFMEDLEYQSYELGIPVKTRHNEVAPNQFELAPIYEECNLAVDQNLLIMSLMEKIARNHSFRVLLHEKPFKGINGSGKHNNWSLGTDTGVNLLSPGKDTEENLQFITFIVNILAAVHKNNALLKASISSATNAHRLGANEAPPAIISVFLGTQVSDILDKFESSSVKDAIVVDDKKGVSLGVGQIPEILLDNTDRNRTSPFAFTGNRFEFRAVGSSANCASAMTALNASVAEQLRLFKIEVDALINKGKSKEEALYEILKKYIKESRAIRFNGNGYSDEWKVEAKKRGLDCETSVPVIYDSYTSKQSIKTFANILSEVELHARNEVKWETYVKKIQIESRVLGDLALNHIIPVAIKYQSILLENVANLQKIFTDPAKFQEMAEEQIRLIEKISVHVNAINAKVHGMIDARKKANNIESEREKAIEYHDVVAPFLDEIRYPIDKLELIVDNDMWTLPKYRELLFLR, from the coding sequence ATGTCAAAGTTACGTTTTAAAGCTGTTGCTGCTGCCGCAAACAGAAAACCCATAGAGGTTGTGAAGCCTAAAGAAAAAACGTCAGCATACTTTGGAAACAAAGTTTTCAATCGTAAGACAATGATTCAATACTTGTCTAAAGCTACTTTCAAAGCTATAACTAAAGTTATTGATCAAGGAGAAGTTATAGACAGAGCAATAGCCGAGCATGTAGCTGCGGGTATGCGTATGTGGGCTTTAGAGAATGGAGCTACACATTATACTCACTGGTTTCATCCATTGACTGACGGTACTGCCGAAAAACATGATGCTTTTGTAGAGCATGATGGAAATGGTGGTATGATTGAAGAATTTAGTGGAAAAATATTAGCTCAACAAGAGCCTGATGCATCGAGCTTCCCATCGGGAGGTCTTCGTAATACCTTCGAAGCCCGTGGATATTCGGCATGGGATCCATCTTCACCTGCATTTATCATTGGCGATACGCTATGTATCCCAACTATATTTATATCATATACAGGAGAGTCTCTTGACTATAAGACCCCTCTATTAAAATCTATATCAGCAGTAAGTAAAGCTGCGATGGAAGTATGTCATTACTTTGATCCTAAAGTTTCTAAAATATATTCCTTCTTAGGATGGGAACAAGAATACTTCCTTGTAGACGAAGATCTGTATGCTGCCCGTCCAGATTTAGCTTTAACTGGAAGAACTCTGATGAGTCACGAAAGTGCAAAGAATCAACAATTGGAAGATCATTATTTCGGATCAATCCCACAACGTGTATTGAAATTTATGGAAGACCTAGAATACCAATCATATGAATTGGGTATTCCCGTAAAAACACGCCACAATGAGGTTGCACCTAATCAATTTGAATTAGCTCCAATATACGAAGAATGTAATTTGGCGGTAGATCAAAACTTGTTGATTATGTCATTGATGGAAAAAATAGCACGTAATCACTCTTTCCGTGTTCTTCTTCACGAAAAACCATTCAAAGGAATCAATGGTTCGGGTAAACATAATAACTGGTCATTAGGTACAGATACAGGTGTTAATCTTCTTTCTCCGGGCAAGGATACTGAAGAAAACCTTCAATTCATTACATTCATTGTAAATATTTTAGCAGCAGTTCACAAAAATAATGCTCTTTTAAAAGCATCTATATCTTCGGCAACTAATGCTCACCGTTTAGGTGCAAATGAAGCTCCTCCCGCAATTATCTCTGTATTCTTAGGAACACAAGTAAGTGATATCCTTGATAAATTTGAGAGCAGCAGTGTAAAAGACGCAATTGTTGTTGACGATAAAAAAGGAGTAAGTCTGGGTGTTGGTCAAATCCCTGAAATATTGCTAGATAATACGGATCGTAACAGAACATCGCCTTTTGCATTTACAGGTAACCGTTTTGAGTTCAGAGCTGTAGGATCATCTGCAAACTGTGCTTCGGCAATGACTGCATTAAATGCTTCGGTAGCTGAACAATTGAGATTATTTAAAATCGAAGTAGACGCTCTTATCAATAAAGGTAAATCGAAAGAAGAAGCTTTATATGAGATCCTGAAAAAATACATCAAAGAATCGAGAGCTATCAGATTCAATGGTAATGGATACAGCGATGAGTGGAAAGTTGAAGCTAAAAAACGAGGTTTGGATTGCGAAACAAGTGTACCTGTTATCTATGACAGCTATACATCTAAGCAAAGTATCAAGACTTTTGCAAATATACTTTCTGAGGTAGAACTTCATGCACGTAATGAAGTGAAGTGGGAAACTTATGTGAAGAAAATTCAAATAGAATCGCGTGTTCTTGGAGATTTAGCTCTTAATCACATTATTCCTGTGGCAATTAAATATCAATCTATCCTGTTGGAAAATGTAGCGAACTTGCAAAAGATATTTACTGATCCTGCAAAATTCCAGGAGATGGCAGAAGAGCAAATCCGCTTAATCGAAAAGATTTCGGTTCATGTAAATGCAATCAATGCTAAAGTACATGGAATGATTGATGCTCGTAAAAAAGCAAACAACATAGAAAGCGAACGCGAAAAAGCTATTGAATATCATGATGTAGTAGCTCCATTCTTAGACGAAATCCGCTATCCGATTGATAAGCTTGAGCTTATTGTCGATAATGATATGTGGACTCTTCCTAAGTACAGAGAGTTATTATTTTTAAGATAA
- a CDS encoding GNAT family N-acetyltransferase encodes MLTHCGTKSIESENLILRQFSYNDNKDMLDYWVSDPNIQSMYSEPIYTNEEEVKELLDKYITSYSQDSYYRWAIIEKSTQICIGQIAFFLVDSKNHFGEIEYCIGSKFHRKGYASEAVKAILKYGFEKINFHKIQVCHKENNIASQGVIKKAGFKYEGTLRDYFYMDGKYVSRLYYSLLKSEW; translated from the coding sequence ATGCTTACACACTGCGGAACAAAATCAATCGAATCCGAAAATCTAATTCTAAGACAATTTTCCTATAATGACAACAAAGATATGCTTGATTATTGGGTTAGTGATCCCAATATACAGTCGATGTATTCAGAACCTATATATACAAACGAAGAAGAAGTAAAAGAATTATTAGACAAATATATAACGTCGTATTCTCAAGACTCTTATTACAGATGGGCAATTATAGAAAAGTCAACTCAAATTTGTATCGGACAAATAGCCTTTTTTCTGGTAGACAGTAAAAATCATTTTGGAGAAATAGAATACTGCATAGGAAGTAAGTTTCACCGCAAAGGATATGCTTCCGAAGCTGTAAAAGCTATTCTAAAATATGGATTCGAAAAGATTAATTTTCACAAAATACAAGTTTGCCACAAAGAGAATAACATAGCATCACAAGGGGTAATCAAAAAAGCAGGCTTCAAATACGAAGGTACACTTAGAGATTACTTTTATATGGATGGTAAGTACGTCAGTCGATTATATTATTCTCTTTTAAAAAGTGAATGGTGA